A part of Augochlora pura isolate Apur16 chromosome 1, APUR_v2.2.1, whole genome shotgun sequence genomic DNA contains:
- the LOC144470479 gene encoding uncharacterized protein LOC144470479, whose protein sequence is MLSLSGPLLGAVVGATAGLLLVIFVIVLAVRLRYRPRPQEDKDSHDDGGMANLAASGTGSSSPRDKSSTLPLNSDSIESFEKDPDIIPHANENSYAELCKGTSPRYVLHQPRTDASTFANVNNGSELTYAELSLRGTRRIPPNCYQPVQVSNIQRPQLLPMSTLTRRQPIQEPTIYAQVASHSKPIYVPPPLPYMSRASDETTAETPLIGHDNKINTISQSGSSLWRTDTPPSSNTPTT, encoded by the exons ATGCTGTCGTTGTCCGGGCCGCTGCTCGGCGCGGTCGTCGGCGCCACGGCCGGCCTCCTCTTGGTGATCTTCGTGATAGTGCTGGCTGTGAGATTGCGGTATCGACCAAGGCCGCAGGAGGACAAGGACTCTCACGACGACGGCGGCATGGCGAACCTGGCCGCGTCCGGCACCGGCAGCTCCTCTCCACGTGATAAATCGTCGACCTTGCCTCTCAACTCCGACAGCATCGAGAGCTTCGAGAAGGACCCCGATATAATTCCTCACGCTAATG AAAATTCTTACGCGGAACTGTGCAAGGGCACTTCACCGCGGTACGTTCTGCACCAGCCACGAACAGACGCGAGCACTTTCGCCAATGTCAATAAC GGATCAGAGCTGACGTACGCCGAGCTGTCGCTCCGGGGCACCCGACGAATACCGCCTAATTGTTATCAGCCGGTACAGGTGTCCAATATTCAGCGACCTCAACTGCTACCCATGTCGACCCTGACGCGCAGGCAGCCAATCCAGGAACCGACGATTTACGCGCAAGTCGCCAGTCATTCCAAGCCGATTTATGTGCCACCCCCGCTTCCGTACATGAGTCGCGCGAGCGACGAGACCACGGCAGAAACTCCATTAATCGGACACGACAATAAG ATCAACACGATCAGCCAGTCGGGCAGCTCGTTATGGCGCACCGACACGCCGCCGTCATCGAACACGCCGACCACATGA